In a single window of the Nocardiopsis composta genome:
- a CDS encoding helix-turn-helix domain-containing protein codes for MGEGADDPTGVVVHLDALLEERGMTLAELSRQVGVTVVNLSVLKNGRAKAIRFSTLARLCAVLRCQPGDLLGYRPAPNPTDSPSAD; via the coding sequence ATGGGTGAGGGCGCCGACGACCCCACCGGTGTCGTGGTGCACCTGGACGCCCTGCTCGAAGAGCGCGGGATGACCCTCGCCGAACTGTCCCGGCAGGTCGGGGTGACCGTGGTCAACCTGTCCGTACTGAAGAACGGGCGGGCCAAGGCGATCCGCTTCTCCACCCTGGCCCGCCTGTGCGCGGTGCTCCGCTGCCAGCCCGGCGACCTGCTGGGCTACCGCCCCGCGCCGAACCCGACGGACTCGCCCTCGGCGGACTGA
- the purE gene encoding 5-(carboxyamino)imidazole ribonucleotide mutase — MTETAPAVGIVMGSDSDWPVMREAAAALDEFGVAYEADVVSAHRMPHEMIDYGARAAERGLQAIIAGAGGAAHLPGMLASVTPLPVIGVPVPLKHLDGMDSLLSIVQMPAGVPVATVAIGAARNAGLLAVRMLGAADPELRRKMETFQEELKRLAQAKGERLRRQSAEGESVGFGAGR; from the coding sequence GTGACCGAGACCGCCCCCGCCGTCGGCATCGTGATGGGCAGCGACTCCGACTGGCCGGTCATGCGCGAGGCGGCCGCCGCCCTGGACGAGTTCGGCGTGGCCTACGAGGCCGACGTCGTCTCCGCGCACCGGATGCCGCACGAGATGATCGACTACGGGGCCCGGGCCGCCGAGCGCGGGCTGCAGGCGATCATCGCGGGCGCGGGCGGCGCCGCCCACCTGCCCGGCATGCTGGCCTCGGTCACTCCGCTGCCGGTGATCGGCGTCCCGGTGCCGCTCAAGCACCTGGACGGGATGGACTCGCTGCTGTCCATCGTGCAGATGCCCGCGGGGGTGCCGGTCGCCACGGTCGCCATCGGGGCCGCCCGCAACGCGGGCCTGCTCGCGGTGCGGATGCTCGGTGCCGCCGACCCGGAGCTGCGCCGGAAGATGGAGACCTTCCAGGAGGAGCTCAAGCGGCTGGCGCAGGCCAAGGGCGAGCGGCTGCGCCGTCAGTCCGCCGAGGGCGAGTCCGTCGGGTTCGGCGCGGGGCGGTAG
- the sph gene encoding sphingomyelin phosphodiesterase, translating into MRKRIPLMFAALLGAASVAAAPPATADGAPAIATYNAFIMSKNLYPNWGQDLRADMIAEDGLLSGQDVVVLQEAFDNSASERLIGNLSAEYPHATPVVGRSSSGWDATTGYRGGTSEDGGVAVLSRWPIVRAEQHIFADACGGDWFSGKGFAYVELDTPAGPLHVVGTHLQSADDGCAGDLDVHVRWSQLDRIAAVLAEKEIPGDEPVYVAGDFNVIGGSDEYDSMIEQLGAVRPEYTGAPYSFDPDTNSIAGERYPGAAGEALDHVLPIANGAAPASYTNETREVHSEPWTVTSWGKEYTYTDHSDHYPVFGGGAG; encoded by the coding sequence ATGAGAAAGCGAATCCCCCTCATGTTCGCCGCACTGCTCGGAGCCGCGTCGGTGGCGGCCGCCCCTCCGGCCACCGCCGACGGCGCTCCGGCCATCGCCACCTACAACGCCTTCATCATGTCGAAGAACCTCTACCCCAACTGGGGCCAGGACCTGCGCGCCGACATGATCGCCGAGGACGGCCTGCTCTCCGGCCAGGACGTGGTGGTCCTCCAGGAGGCGTTCGACAACTCCGCCTCGGAGCGGCTGATCGGCAACCTCTCCGCGGAGTACCCGCACGCCACCCCGGTGGTCGGCCGCTCCTCCTCCGGGTGGGACGCCACCACCGGCTACCGCGGCGGGACCTCCGAGGACGGCGGGGTGGCCGTGCTGAGCCGGTGGCCCATCGTCCGTGCCGAGCAGCACATCTTCGCCGACGCCTGCGGCGGCGACTGGTTCTCCGGCAAGGGCTTCGCCTACGTCGAGCTGGACACCCCGGCCGGCCCGCTGCACGTGGTCGGCACCCACCTGCAGTCCGCCGACGACGGCTGCGCGGGCGACCTGGACGTGCACGTGCGCTGGTCGCAGCTGGACCGGATCGCCGCCGTGCTGGCCGAGAAGGAGATCCCCGGCGACGAGCCGGTCTACGTCGCCGGCGACTTCAACGTCATCGGCGGCAGCGACGAGTACGACTCGATGATCGAGCAGCTGGGCGCGGTGCGCCCGGAGTACACCGGGGCGCCGTACTCCTTCGACCCGGACACCAACTCCATCGCCGGCGAGCGGTACCCGGGCGCCGCGGGCGAGGCCCTCGACCACGTGCTGCCGATCGCCAACGGCGCCGCACCGGCCTCCTACACCAACGAGACCCGCGAGGTGCACAGCGAGCCCTGGACCGTGACCTCCTGGGGCAAGGAGTACACCTACACCGACCACAGCGACCACTACCCGGTGTTCGGCGGCGGGGCGGGCTGA
- a CDS encoding UDP-glucose dehydrogenase family protein, producing the protein MVAEARSRISVIGTGYLGATHAACMAELGFEVIGLDVDAAKVAELSAGRVPFYEPGLEEVLTRNLASGRLRFTTDYDEAARFADVHFICVGTPQRDDSGAADLTYVKAAVEELGPRLTRPAVVVGKSTVPVGTASVLAARLRALAPAGDAVELGWSPEFLREGFGVTDTLHPNRIVIGTDSERVEAAMREVSAKQIADGVPFLVTDLQTAELVKISANAFLATKISFINAMAEVSEAAGADVMRLAEALSYDDRIGGKFLGPGLGFGGGCLPKDIRAFMARADELGVEPALSFLREVDAINQRRRARTVDIARGLIGGGFAGRTVGVLGAAFKPNSDDIRDSPALDVASTIASLGATVTVYDPEALERARREHPELNYAHSMLEAVRDAEVVLLLTEWAEFRDADPDELAKVVAEPKIVDGRNVLDPERWRARGWTYRALGRP; encoded by the coding sequence TTGGTCGCAGAAGCGCGCAGCAGGATCTCGGTGATCGGCACCGGCTACCTCGGCGCCACCCATGCCGCGTGCATGGCGGAGCTGGGCTTCGAGGTGATCGGTCTCGACGTCGACGCGGCGAAGGTCGCCGAGCTGTCCGCCGGCCGCGTGCCCTTCTACGAACCCGGCCTGGAAGAGGTGCTCACCCGCAACCTGGCCTCGGGGCGGCTCCGCTTCACCACCGACTACGACGAGGCGGCCCGCTTCGCCGACGTCCACTTCATCTGCGTGGGCACCCCGCAGCGCGACGACTCCGGCGCCGCCGACCTGACCTACGTCAAGGCGGCGGTGGAGGAGCTCGGCCCCCGGCTGACCCGCCCGGCGGTGGTGGTCGGCAAGTCGACCGTCCCGGTGGGCACCGCCTCGGTGCTGGCCGCCCGGCTGCGCGCGCTGGCCCCGGCCGGCGACGCCGTCGAGCTGGGCTGGAGCCCGGAGTTCCTGCGCGAGGGCTTCGGCGTGACCGACACCCTGCACCCCAACCGGATCGTGATCGGCACCGACTCCGAGCGGGTCGAGGCGGCGATGCGCGAGGTCTCCGCCAAGCAGATCGCCGACGGGGTGCCGTTCCTCGTCACCGACCTGCAGACCGCCGAGCTGGTGAAGATCTCCGCCAACGCCTTCCTGGCCACCAAGATCTCGTTCATCAACGCGATGGCCGAGGTCTCCGAGGCGGCCGGCGCGGACGTGATGCGGCTCGCCGAGGCGCTCTCCTACGACGACCGGATCGGCGGCAAGTTCCTCGGCCCCGGCCTGGGCTTCGGCGGCGGCTGCCTGCCCAAGGACATCCGCGCATTCATGGCCCGCGCCGACGAGCTGGGCGTGGAGCCCGCGCTGTCCTTCCTGCGCGAGGTGGACGCGATCAACCAGCGCCGCCGGGCCCGCACCGTGGACATCGCCCGCGGGCTGATCGGCGGCGGGTTCGCCGGGCGCACGGTGGGCGTGCTGGGCGCGGCGTTCAAACCCAACTCCGACGACATCCGCGACTCCCCCGCGCTGGACGTCGCCTCCACCATCGCCTCGCTGGGCGCCACGGTCACCGTGTACGACCCGGAGGCGCTGGAGCGGGCCCGGCGCGAGCACCCCGAGCTGAACTACGCGCACTCCATGCTGGAGGCGGTGCGCGACGCCGAGGTCGTGCTGCTGCTCACCGAGTGGGCCGAGTTCCGCGACGCCGACCCGGACGAGCTGGCCAAGGTGGTGGCCGAGCCGAAGATCGTCGACGGCCGCAACGTCCTCGACCCGGAGCGCTGGCGCGCCCGCGGCTGGACCTACCGGGCCCTCGGCCGCCCCTGA
- a CDS encoding LCP family protein encodes MGERRGDDGYGQDGGDGAEFRRVRSSPTPPDRGGPARGGPRRPLTPAPAVRRRRVTLLLAGTLSVLVLLASGTAWALTGWMSGSLNRFDVFGALGDRPDNGPKGALDFLVIGSDSRDGMDGAAKGDLGVGNADGQRADTMMLVHLNASRDAVTVVGIPRDSWVDIPGEGENKINAAYAYGGPQLAVQTVESATNVRIDHYVEIDFSGFVDVVDALGGIEVCLPEPITDEKAKLDMAAGTHQVDGHEALAFARTRKTSGGDLDRIDRQQQVMAALLDKALSSDTLGDPARFSAFLDTALSSVTVDRELDTSAINQLGGQLRSIGLEDVSFTQVPVDDPAFWTPHGDVAVTWDRPAAAEMFGRISADKPLEGGSGGGGGKRDDSAGSGEPRPEDVTVQVFNGIGTPGLGNKAADALAAQGFSVPAQAQNWSASDVETTMVRYAPDAEAEAELVASALPGAELEADPTAGEEVQVVLGFDFTEVGEVEGGASPASPSPGGAGSGGTGGSAPKSGKENVCG; translated from the coding sequence GTGGGCGAGCGCAGGGGAGACGACGGGTACGGGCAGGACGGGGGAGACGGAGCGGAGTTCCGCAGGGTGCGGTCCTCGCCCACGCCCCCGGACCGGGGCGGCCCGGCCCGGGGCGGTCCGCGGCGTCCGCTCACCCCCGCCCCCGCGGTGCGCCGCCGCCGGGTGACCCTGCTGCTGGCCGGCACCCTGTCGGTGCTGGTGCTGCTCGCCTCGGGCACCGCCTGGGCGCTCACCGGGTGGATGTCGGGCAGCCTCAACCGGTTCGACGTGTTCGGCGCGCTGGGCGACCGGCCCGACAACGGGCCCAAGGGCGCCCTGGACTTCCTGGTGATCGGCTCCGACTCCCGGGACGGCATGGACGGGGCGGCAAAGGGCGACCTGGGCGTGGGCAACGCGGACGGGCAGCGCGCCGACACCATGATGCTGGTCCACCTGAACGCCTCCCGGGACGCGGTCACCGTGGTCGGCATCCCCCGGGACTCCTGGGTGGACATCCCCGGCGAGGGCGAGAACAAGATCAACGCCGCCTATGCCTACGGCGGGCCGCAGCTGGCGGTGCAGACCGTGGAGTCGGCCACCAACGTGCGGATCGACCACTACGTGGAGATCGACTTCTCCGGGTTCGTCGACGTGGTGGACGCACTGGGCGGCATCGAGGTGTGCCTGCCCGAGCCGATCACCGACGAGAAGGCCAAGCTGGACATGGCGGCCGGCACCCACCAGGTGGACGGGCACGAGGCGCTCGCCTTCGCCCGCACCCGCAAGACCAGCGGGGGCGACCTGGACCGGATCGACCGCCAGCAGCAGGTGATGGCCGCCCTGCTGGACAAGGCGCTGAGCAGCGACACGCTGGGCGACCCGGCCCGCTTCTCGGCGTTCCTGGACACCGCGCTGAGCAGCGTCACCGTGGACCGGGAGCTGGACACCTCGGCCATCAACCAGCTGGGCGGGCAGCTCCGCTCCATCGGCCTGGAGGACGTCTCGTTCACCCAGGTCCCGGTGGACGACCCGGCGTTCTGGACGCCGCACGGCGACGTCGCGGTCACCTGGGACCGCCCGGCGGCCGCGGAGATGTTCGGCCGGATCTCCGCGGACAAGCCGCTGGAGGGCGGGAGCGGCGGTGGCGGCGGGAAGCGCGACGACTCCGCGGGGAGCGGCGAGCCCCGCCCCGAGGACGTGACCGTCCAGGTCTTCAACGGCATCGGCACCCCGGGCCTGGGGAACAAGGCCGCCGACGCGCTGGCCGCGCAGGGCTTCTCGGTCCCCGCGCAGGCGCAGAACTGGAGCGCGAGCGACGTGGAGACCACCATGGTCCGCTACGCGCCGGACGCCGAGGCCGAGGCCGAGCTGGTGGCCTCCGCGCTGCCCGGGGCGGAGCTGGAGGCCGACCCGACCGCCGGCGAGGAGGTCCAGGTGGTCCTGGGCTTCGACTTCACCGAGGTGGGCGAGGTGGAGGGCGGCGCCTCGCCGGCCTCCCCGTCGCCCGGCGGCGCGGGTTCGGGCGGCACGGGCGGTTCGGCGCCGAAGAGCGGCAAGGAGAACGTCTGCGGCTGA
- a CDS encoding 5-(carboxyamino)imidazole ribonucleotide synthase, translating into MSERNGSIPRVGMVGGGQLARMTHQAGIALGVDFAVLAGSPDDSAARVCGDVRLGDDRGLDDLLAFGKSCDVVTFDHEHVPEPVLRRLEEAGIAIRPGRDALRFAQDKLRMRVRATELGLPCPRWRAVTETAHVEAFAEEAGWPVVLKAARGGYDGKGVWVAADAAEARTVVERAAAEEVPLLVEEKVAFRRELAVQVARSPYGQVAAYPVVETVQRDGICHEVVAPAPGLDPDEAVRAQELAIELAHALGVVGMLAVELFDTGEGVLVNELAMRPHNSGHWTIEGARTSQFEQHLRAVLDLPLGSPLTTAPFTVMANLLGGEDPDVYRRYIHVMAKDPGLKVHFYGKQVRPGRKIGHVTVVGDDPGDLLARARDAAAYLKGDEQ; encoded by the coding sequence GTGAGTGAGCGAAACGGCAGCATCCCCCGCGTCGGTATGGTCGGCGGCGGGCAGCTCGCCCGGATGACGCACCAGGCCGGCATCGCGCTCGGCGTGGACTTCGCGGTTCTGGCCGGCTCGCCGGACGACAGCGCCGCGCGGGTCTGCGGCGACGTCCGGCTCGGTGACGACCGGGGTCTGGACGATCTGCTGGCCTTCGGCAAGTCCTGCGACGTGGTCACCTTCGACCACGAGCACGTGCCCGAACCGGTGCTGCGCCGGCTGGAGGAGGCCGGCATCGCGATCCGGCCGGGCCGCGACGCGCTCCGGTTCGCCCAGGACAAGCTCCGGATGCGGGTGCGCGCCACCGAGCTCGGCCTGCCCTGCCCGCGCTGGCGGGCGGTGACCGAGACCGCGCACGTCGAGGCGTTCGCCGAGGAGGCCGGCTGGCCGGTGGTGCTCAAGGCGGCCCGCGGCGGCTACGACGGCAAGGGCGTGTGGGTGGCCGCCGACGCGGCCGAGGCCCGCACCGTGGTGGAGCGGGCCGCGGCCGAGGAGGTCCCGCTGCTGGTCGAGGAGAAGGTGGCGTTCCGCCGCGAGCTGGCCGTGCAGGTGGCGCGCTCGCCCTACGGCCAGGTCGCCGCCTACCCGGTGGTGGAGACGGTGCAGCGGGACGGGATCTGCCACGAGGTGGTCGCCCCCGCCCCCGGCCTCGACCCGGACGAGGCGGTGCGCGCCCAGGAGCTGGCCATCGAGCTCGCGCACGCGCTGGGCGTGGTCGGCATGCTCGCGGTGGAGCTGTTCGACACCGGTGAGGGGGTGCTCGTCAACGAGCTGGCGATGCGCCCGCACAACTCCGGCCACTGGACCATCGAGGGCGCCCGCACCTCCCAGTTCGAGCAGCACCTGCGCGCCGTCCTCGACCTGCCGCTGGGGTCGCCGCTGACCACCGCCCCGTTCACCGTGATGGCGAACCTGCTCGGCGGCGAGGACCCCGACGTCTACCGCCGCTACATCCACGTGATGGCCAAGGACCCCGGCCTCAAGGTGCACTTCTACGGCAAGCAGGTGCGCCCGGGCCGCAAGATCGGACATGTCACCGTGGTCGGCGACGACCCCGGAGACCTGCTGGCCCGCGCCCGTGACGCGGCCGCCTACCTCAAGGGAGACGAACAGTGA
- a CDS encoding GtrA family protein has protein sequence MRQFLARRPRLARLAAELGKFGSVGAVAYVVQLGVTNLLWAVGTTALTGQAVGTLCAIAVAFIGNRFWTFGDRARTGYGRETLLFLVMNGVGMGLQVACLGFTLYVLGLDGPLARNVSGNVVGVGLGTLFRFWSYRTWVFPPADRDESRAA, from the coding sequence GTGCGCCAGTTCCTCGCCCGCCGCCCCCGCCTCGCCCGGCTCGCCGCCGAGCTGGGCAAGTTCGGGTCGGTCGGCGCCGTCGCCTACGTGGTCCAGCTGGGCGTGACCAACCTGCTCTGGGCGGTGGGCACCACCGCGCTGACCGGACAGGCGGTCGGCACGCTGTGCGCCATCGCGGTGGCCTTCATCGGCAACCGGTTCTGGACCTTCGGCGACCGGGCGCGCACCGGATACGGCCGGGAGACGCTGCTGTTCCTGGTGATGAACGGGGTGGGGATGGGCCTGCAGGTGGCCTGCCTCGGCTTCACCCTGTACGTGCTCGGGCTGGACGGCCCGCTGGCCCGGAACGTCTCCGGGAACGTGGTCGGAGTCGGCCTGGGCACGCTGTTCCGGTTCTGGTCCTACCGGACCTGGGTGTTCCCTCCGGCCGACCGGGACGAGAGCCGGGCCGCCTGA
- a CDS encoding MBL fold metallo-hydrolase — MPEAPVQPVHRLVTSGVFALDGGEWPVDNNVWIVGDDRSAVVIDAAHDHEEIARALGDRELMAVVCTHAHNDHVNAAVELADLCDAPILLHPDDGVLWHRVHPGREPDAPLLQGEVLQAGGVDLEVLHTPGHTPGGVCLYAPSLAAVFTGDTLFQGGPGATGRSFSDFPTIIDSIRDRLLVLPPETAVHTGHGPSTTIGEEAPHLQEWIDRGY; from the coding sequence ATGCCCGAAGCGCCCGTGCAGCCCGTGCACCGCCTGGTCACCTCGGGCGTGTTCGCCCTGGACGGCGGCGAGTGGCCGGTGGACAACAACGTGTGGATCGTCGGCGACGACCGGTCGGCGGTGGTCATCGACGCCGCGCACGACCACGAGGAGATCGCCCGCGCCCTGGGCGACCGCGAGCTGATGGCGGTGGTGTGCACGCACGCGCACAACGACCACGTCAACGCCGCGGTGGAGCTGGCCGACCTGTGCGACGCCCCGATCCTGCTGCACCCGGACGACGGCGTGCTGTGGCACCGGGTCCACCCCGGCCGGGAGCCGGACGCCCCGCTGCTCCAGGGCGAGGTGCTCCAGGCCGGAGGGGTGGACCTGGAGGTGCTGCACACCCCCGGGCACACCCCCGGCGGCGTGTGCCTGTACGCCCCGTCGCTGGCGGCGGTCTTCACCGGGGACACCCTGTTCCAGGGCGGCCCGGGGGCGACCGGGCGGTCCTTCTCCGACTTCCCGACGATCATCGACTCCATCCGGGACCGGCTGCTGGTGCTGCCGCCGGAGACCGCGGTGCACACCGGGCACGGCCCCTCCACCACGATCGGGGAGGAGGCGCCGCACCTGCAGGAGTGGATCGACCGGGGGTACTGA
- a CDS encoding DUF2975 domain-containing protein — MRTRNKWLEGLQVVTVLVSGLLGLALPALVVTAVSGALGKPIPIADVEVEVPVGDLDATPPPGTEFTWGVDVLITDPTPAQYLLNGVSTITGCALLLAGAVLLYRVLKAAVLEPFSRTVAARLRALGMLGVLGALVQALVDSVTGMLLVRSVLHDDGLAMVYTPSLGTLLFGVGMLAAAGIIRRGVVMRDELEGTI; from the coding sequence GTGCGGACGCGGAACAAGTGGCTGGAAGGCCTGCAGGTGGTCACCGTTCTGGTCTCCGGCCTGCTCGGGCTGGCGCTGCCGGCGCTGGTGGTGACGGCGGTCAGCGGAGCCCTCGGGAAGCCGATCCCGATCGCGGACGTGGAGGTCGAAGTCCCCGTCGGTGACCTGGACGCCACTCCCCCGCCGGGGACGGAGTTCACCTGGGGCGTCGATGTGCTGATCACCGACCCCACCCCCGCCCAGTACCTGCTCAACGGGGTCTCGACGATCACCGGCTGCGCTCTGCTGCTGGCCGGGGCGGTACTGCTCTACCGGGTGCTCAAGGCGGCGGTGCTCGAACCGTTCAGCCGAACGGTGGCCGCGCGGCTGCGCGCACTGGGCATGCTGGGCGTGCTGGGCGCCCTCGTCCAAGCGCTGGTGGACAGCGTCACCGGCATGCTCCTGGTCCGATCGGTGCTGCACGACGACGGACTCGCCATGGTCTACACCCCGTCACTGGGCACGCTGCTGTTCGGCGTCGGCATGCTCGCCGCCGCGGGCATCATCCGCCGCGGCGTGGTGATGCGCGACGAGCTCGAAGGGACGATCTGA
- a CDS encoding CoA-binding protein — protein MSDISDGELSRVLRESRVWAVVGLGDNPERPAYAVARFLQSVGKRVVPVHPSAATVHGERGYASLADIPFRVDVADVFRRSSEAGAVADEALAREDVGTVWFQLGVVDEEAARRVRAAGRTMVMNRCPAIEWPRLHG, from the coding sequence ATGAGCGATATCAGCGACGGGGAACTGAGCCGCGTACTGCGGGAGAGCCGGGTCTGGGCCGTGGTCGGCCTGGGCGACAACCCGGAGCGGCCGGCCTACGCCGTGGCCCGGTTCCTGCAGTCGGTGGGCAAGCGCGTCGTCCCGGTGCACCCCTCGGCCGCCACCGTGCACGGCGAGCGGGGCTACGCCTCGCTCGCCGACATCCCCTTCCGGGTCGACGTCGCCGACGTGTTCCGCCGCTCCTCGGAGGCGGGCGCGGTGGCCGACGAGGCGCTGGCCCGCGAGGACGTCGGCACCGTCTGGTTCCAGCTGGGCGTCGTCGACGAGGAGGCGGCCCGCCGGGTCCGCGCGGCCGGGCGCACCATGGTGATGAACCGCTGCCCCGCCATCGAGTGGCCCCGCCTGCACGGCTAG
- a CDS encoding response regulator transcription factor, with product MTCVLLAEDDASIYEPLARALRREGYTVDVTVNGTDTIDRARAGDIDLMVLDLGLPEMDGLEVARRLRAEGHVTPILILTARADEVDTVVGLDAGADDYVTKPFRLAELLARVRALLRRGGGEVPVVHGVRIDNDSRRAWLGDRELQLTTKEFDLLRVLVRDAGKVVTREQIMREVWDTNWWGSTKTLDMHISWLRRKLGDDANQPSYITTVRGVGFRFERD from the coding sequence ATGACCTGCGTTTTGCTGGCCGAAGACGACGCCTCGATCTACGAGCCGCTCGCCCGCGCACTGCGCCGCGAGGGCTATACCGTGGACGTGACCGTCAATGGCACCGACACCATCGATCGGGCCCGTGCAGGAGATATCGACCTCATGGTGCTCGATCTCGGGCTCCCGGAAATGGACGGGCTGGAAGTGGCGCGGCGGCTGCGGGCCGAAGGGCACGTGACGCCGATCCTCATCCTCACCGCGCGTGCCGACGAGGTGGACACCGTCGTCGGCCTCGATGCGGGCGCCGACGACTACGTGACCAAGCCCTTCCGGCTGGCCGAGCTCCTGGCCCGGGTCCGCGCGCTGCTGCGCCGCGGCGGCGGCGAGGTGCCGGTCGTGCACGGCGTGCGGATCGACAACGACTCGCGCCGCGCCTGGCTGGGCGACCGCGAGCTGCAGCTGACCACCAAGGAGTTCGACCTGCTCCGGGTGCTGGTGCGGGACGCCGGGAAGGTGGTCACCCGCGAGCAGATCATGCGGGAGGTCTGGGACACCAACTGGTGGGGGTCGACCAAGACCTTGGACATGCACATCTCCTGGCTCCGCCGAAAGCTGGGCGACGACGCGAACCAGCCCTCCTACATCACGACCGTCCGGGGGGTCGGCTTCCGGTTCGAACGAGATTGA
- a CDS encoding sensor histidine kinase, protein MRRRMLFSTLVVTVIAVLLLGLPLGALVYRSAYEDAGRTLQQEAEVIAADAAAQVENEGGINRAHFAEVYPERLIELQPRGAAQPIRVGGWDYDPDSDDPRPTLDAHTTSPDGIDVRVWRSSGHVQESVFNAWMGIASLSLLAIGVAVGLAILQARRLTLPLVDLAATAERLGSGVTTPWGHRYGIPEADRVAEVLDRSAERIAGLIATERHFATDASHQLRTPLTALTMRLEEIIAEAENPQAVREEGEAALQQAERLTQTVESLLGRARKSQNPEVEQVSIDRVLERFVAEWSPMFEQNGRKLRLTGAKGLSAMTVPMDLTQIMAVLVENASAHGAGTVTVNVVDGGHSVRIEVGDEGEGVPDHLVGRIFDREVSGGEGTGLGLALARHIAESEGARVELVQPKPTVFAVFLPVGGEGLGKDTGPV, encoded by the coding sequence ATGCGCAGGCGGATGCTGTTCTCCACGCTCGTCGTGACGGTCATCGCCGTGCTGCTGCTCGGCCTGCCCCTGGGCGCGCTGGTGTACCGCTCGGCCTACGAGGACGCCGGGCGCACCCTGCAGCAGGAGGCGGAGGTCATCGCGGCCGACGCCGCCGCCCAGGTGGAGAACGAGGGCGGCATCAACCGGGCGCACTTCGCCGAGGTCTACCCCGAGCGCCTGATCGAACTGCAGCCGCGCGGCGCCGCCCAGCCGATCCGGGTCGGCGGCTGGGACTACGACCCCGACTCCGACGACCCGCGCCCCACCCTGGACGCCCACACCACCTCCCCGGACGGCATCGACGTGCGCGTGTGGCGCAGCTCCGGCCACGTCCAGGAGAGCGTGTTCAACGCCTGGATGGGCATCGCCTCGCTGTCCCTGCTGGCCATCGGCGTCGCCGTGGGGCTGGCGATCCTGCAGGCCCGCCGGCTCACCCTGCCGCTGGTCGACCTGGCGGCCACCGCCGAGCGCCTCGGCTCGGGCGTCACCACGCCGTGGGGGCACCGGTACGGCATCCCCGAAGCGGACAGGGTCGCCGAGGTGCTGGACCGCAGCGCCGAGCGGATCGCCGGGCTGATCGCCACCGAGCGGCACTTCGCCACCGACGCCTCGCACCAGCTGCGCACCCCGCTGACCGCGCTCACCATGCGGCTGGAGGAGATCATCGCCGAGGCGGAGAACCCCCAGGCGGTGCGGGAGGAGGGCGAGGCCGCGCTGCAGCAGGCCGAGCGGCTCACCCAGACCGTGGAGAGCCTGCTGGGCCGGGCCCGCAAGAGCCAGAACCCCGAGGTGGAGCAGGTCAGCATCGACCGGGTGCTGGAGCGGTTCGTGGCCGAGTGGTCCCCGATGTTCGAGCAGAACGGCCGCAAGCTGCGGCTGACCGGCGCCAAGGGCCTCAGCGCGATGACCGTCCCGATGGACCTCACCCAGATCATGGCGGTGCTGGTGGAGAACGCCTCCGCGCACGGGGCGGGCACCGTCACGGTCAACGTGGTCGACGGCGGCCACTCGGTGCGCATCGAGGTCGGCGACGAGGGCGAGGGGGTCCCCGACCACCTGGTGGGGCGGATCTTCGACCGGGAGGTCAGCGGCGGCGAGGGCACCGGCCTGGGGCTGGCGCTGGCCCGGCACATCGCCGAGTCCGAGGGCGCCCGGGTCGAGCTGGTCCAGCCCAAGCCGACCGTGTTCGCGGTGTTCCTGCCGGTCGGCGGCGAGGGCCTGGGCAAGGACACCGGCCCGGTCTGA